DNA from Hippoglossus hippoglossus isolate fHipHip1 chromosome 1, fHipHip1.pri, whole genome shotgun sequence:
AACAAGTTTAGCACACACAGTGGTTCTCTAGTGTCACCATGACTCAGCAACAGACGGGTTGCACCAACCATCTTCCTCCACCTCAGGGGGactaaaaactgtttcttatCGGTGTTGTTAACATTTTTGAGAAGAGAATTCCTGTAATGTTTCAGTCTTGCTATATAGAAAGACACCTATTCACTTGTACTCTGGATAAGGATAAGGTTGGCATGGTAAACCTGATGTGTGGAAATATTCCAACCAAGCCTGAATTCCCACATCTTGCGAAACCGCGCGCGTGTTAAATATACTCTTTATCCTCTGGATCACAACTCTGTGCCTCATCATCATGTCATGCCATCTATACAGAGTTatgaaatggagaaaatatCTGTCCTCAGACTCATGACACtatgtgttgctgtgtttctataaggttgtttttttgttcagatgaaatataaagataaagtCCAGTTTGTAGATCTATTAGATGCTAAAACAATTCATGTTAATCTCGTCTTGTTTTGCTTGATTACACTACCTTGTGAAGTGGAAAAAGAAGAACTCCCTTCCACGTTCTTCTTCTAAAATTAGCAAATTACAAAAATCATTAGGCACCAAAACAGAGTGTATCTATCTAATGGTTGTATAACCTGCATCTCTTATTTCCTACAATATCCAGTGTAGCAGCCGGTGGTTATGGCGCTGCCTGCAGCCTTTCTGTCTGAAGACCAGTTCACCTGCTCCATCTGTCTGGAGGTGTTCAACAACCCAGTATCAACACCATGTGGTCACAGCTTCTGCCAGGCCTGCCTCTCCTCTTACTGGGCAGGAGTGGCAAGAGTGGGAGGAGGTGCAAAGATCTACCAGTGTCCCCTCTGTAAGGAGTCCTTCCGCAGGCGCCCAGAGCTTCAGATCAACCGAACCCTGAAGGAAATCACTGAACGATTCAAGGAGATTGCCAATTCAGGAATGGAtgaaagaggtggagaaggagtgGAGGACCCCAACtctcatcctcaccatcatcatctcctGGCCACGAGGCCAGGAGAGATGCCGGAGAGCATCTTTGCTGAGATGATAACCCGTTTCCAACAGCTGCCGACCCATCCCAGTGACCCTCACGACCAAAGCCCCAACAGAGTCAACTCTCACATGGCCATCAGGTCTcagagcacagagcagcaggaccCTCCTCCACCCTATTCATCTCTCCGCAGGTACTTCCCTCCCTACATTGCAGAAGGATCTTTCAATCCAGGATTGATATTGTTTATGTTGGTTTTGGTATTACCAAAAGTTGTCAAAATATTTGAAACTTTCATATCCTACTCATAGGGTCTTTAAAGGTCATCTAAAGTGTATTTGAGaaaatttcaatttaatttcattcattttattgtgGTTGGTTTCATTTTTGGCACAGTTCTTTTATTTCGATGATaccacatacactcacacatagAATTACTTCAACAGTTTTAATTCAGAGTAGAGCTGCAGGAGATTATTTCCATTATCAATTACTCTGTAGATTATTCTCTCAATCAATTATTTAGTTTAGGAGTattaaataaaagcagttttcaAATTTCGGGCTAATACCGTACACACATTTGTCTAAGATCATGAAATGGTACAGATTCATAGATGACATCTGCTGTATTTACAGAAAAAGTGAGTTTCTTAGACATGTGGGTCATTAAAAATGAGGGCTCAATTATTACAACACTATCGGAAGGACACTGACATAAACACTCTGTTGCTGGCTACAAGTTTTCACCCCAGTTCCCTGAAAAACAGTctatcagtttgttttttagaCTGCGAAGGATCTGTCACTCCAATGAGGAGGAGTTGCTCTTAAGAAGATACGATCTGATTTACTTAAAATGAatgctaaaaaaacaaaagaaattctCAGTTATGTAACAATAAGAAATCCAGTCAACACAGACACGTTTGCACCCTCTTCCCGATGGAAACTACTACTGTGGAAGTTGCACATTGTGCAGTAACACCATGAAAACTCATCCATTTTACCAGCCACATTACAGGCATGGCAATTCCCATCAATGATGTTATCGCTTGTGATCCTCACACAATAAAAGCCCAATACGCAGAAATGATCGGATTTTCCGATAGCTGCGCATTTCAATGCTGCTCatcgtgacatttcctcattgtgtttctgtggcaTTGAACTGGTCCCCCTACCACCTAGAGGAGGGGAACAGGACAAACTGCTCAAACAGCATGAGACTAATTGGATATATATACTCTCCAAACACTGGCTGCAAAAGGGACAGAATGATGAACTACCTCTTAACCTTTTTCTGTGATCCTGTACAATGAACTTTTAACATTTTGGTACACCCTcagtatatgtattttttttttattaaatgcatcTATTCAGTTTCACCtgtaaaataaacctgaaaatgtTTTAGGACTGTCATTGGATGGCTGACTTGTGGCCCCGTCCTATTAAGCATTCTTTAGTTTTGGGGCtaatagctttttaaaaatttgtattttgtccATCCAGCAGTCCCAAACCAATGGATATTTCTTTCACTATAACTTTAAAGAAATTATCAAATTGACTCGAGCAGCTAGAATCTGACATTTCTggcatttttgtttgaaattatGATAATTATGTGAATATTTGGTTATTCTGAGTAGGTTCAAAGGGTGATgctatatatagatatattcatagatatatctatatatatatttctagtGGAGCTCTTCCCCCAAATCTTAAACTTGCACCGTAATAGCTTGCATGTACTTTCATGTACTAAAaggtgtgtttatattttactaATTCGATAGGGCTGTATTTAAATTTGACAGGCACACTCTGAGCGGTCCAAGTGAATCCTCGCCCAGTCTGCCTCTGTGTCCCCTCCACCTGAGACCTCTCGGGTTCTTCTGTCGCACTGacaacttgtgtgtgtgcaacatgtGTGTGGAGGCAGCAGAGCACAGAGGACACACCGTCAGCCCCGCCAAGAGGGAGTGGCACATCAAGaaggtgtgtgtggggtgggggggggggggggggggagattttCCATTAAGTTTATAGTAATTGTTGATTGTGTAACTATGGCGACACCTAGTTGTCATATCAAAAGtgacataaaaaaactaaataaaaaggaTTTGGATGGTTGAATAATCACATGTAAATTCTATACCCAGCAGATACAAGGGTTGGGGAGTTATACATATCGAATGTGCAACATAAGAGCTATTAACATTTGTGCTCTCGTGTAATCTAAAATCAGAAAATGGCTTCGTGTAAATCACTGGTTCCCAACTTTCTCAGCCCAACCACCAAAATAACCATACCGTAGACGTGCTACCTCTGTTATCCCCGAAGGTGGTTGAATCAAACAGAGGATATGGAGCTTGAGCTAGTTGGACACAtatgtcagtgtttcctgtgctgctgtaaactgacctgctgTAACTGATGCTGCTGCTTAACAACTATTTTGTAACAATCATATCTATATATACTATTTccaatatttgttttactttatgtgATTTCTAGAAATCCTCTCAGGACGCCAGCTTGTTGGTATCTTGTGACCACCTAAGGGGGATCAATGACCCCTACcattgatttaaaatattttactgttgtgCCAATCTTAAACTTTCTTTTCATGCCATGGAGATTATAATCTATAAAAGCATGAGTGGGATTTACAAACTTTAATCCCACACACTGTTGTTTGCATATACCATGTATAGAATAGATAAACGATTATTAGTTATGACATAATTAGGTTgtgttctccatcttctccaggCACAGTTAGGAATTGAAGAGGGGGAGCTGAAGGATCTGATCTGCGAGCGAGAGAGGAAAGTGGAGGAAATACAGAGCTCCTTACGAGAGATGCATGTGAGTTTCAGTAGCTCAGTCCAAAGACCACAGACTAACCAGACTGACTGCCCTGACAACTAATAAAGGACTCATTatatgtgacacatttaaaagttaGAGGAGTCTACAGGTTAACCTGATCCAGATTTTTAAGTGACGAGAGCAACATTTACTGCGAGGCTGATGTGTTGCATTTAAGATAATATTGTTGGCATCCCTTTTGTTTCTATTAACTTTTGAAACAAAGCTGCCACTCACTTGCTTGTGAGGGCAGTTGATTCCTGGTCTTCTAATAACAGTTCACTTAAATCCCAACTCTTTATCAGTACCATATGATCCAGCCTTCTTCCCACTTTGTTCAGGAGTGCATAGATCTTTCCAACTTGACAAACGTCCAGTCCGTGCCTCTGAATACCATATGAACAGATAGTACATACACTTACTGATTGTCTGCtcctcaggctgctgctgagagagagaccaatggggctgtgtgtgtgttctccaaACTGATCTCCTGTGTGGAGCGCTGCCAAGCTGAAGTCCTGGAGGTACAGAACATGCACAGGATGGAtgaagatatatatttttttctattactATTGTAGTGAAAGTCAGCAGTGTATGAATTTAGCAGTGATGGCAAACTTGTTCCTGTTAACCTCAGGTGATAGAGATGAGTCATCGAGCGGCCGAGCACAGAGCTCAGAGTCTGCtgagagagctggaggaggagatcgctgagctgaagaggaggagcacagCACTGAGCCAGCTGGCTGTATCTGAAGACTACGTCGACTTTCTCATGGTATGGACTAATGAATGACTAAATatacaacaaataaagaaaacatgaataagTGAGaaattgatttcatttttggCTTCTGGGCGACTGTTTGACAAAGGAACTGGTCATtggcacatcacacacaccacacactggACTGAACCCCACCTCCATTCATGACaaaacagtagaacaggttcaAATACCTCAGACTCAATATTGACAAAAAACTCAGCTTTGATCAGCGCATCACTTCCGTCCATAACCGATCACAGCAAAAACTCCATatcatctgtaaactcagagcACTGtccattgccccccccccccccccctcttgctACTCTACAAAAGAATAGTCTAACCCATCCTGCTGTACTGCCCCACCACTTTCTACAACATGATCTCTGtcaccaacaaaaacaaactcactggcttcacacacacaccgcctcTCAAATCACAGACCTGAACGACAGAGCCATCACACGCCTGGAATCTCTGATGTACTTCTTAAAGTCTGTTTAAGGCGGCctgttctttttcctctctgcagactTTCACTGGCCTGTCCACCCCTCCTCCAGCTAAGGACTGGtccagtgtctctgtgtcctctgagCTGACCTCAGGTCTGATTCTACGGAACCTCAGTGTAATGATGGAGCACTTTCAGGAAGAGATGCGCAAACTGCCAGAACTCTGTAAGTGTTCATTCAGACCCAGAGAGAAACTGGTTAGTTGAGTTAAGATGCTGACGTTAGGGGAACATTCTACAAGACCAAACATGAATATTCTACCAAAGAACCAATTTTGTAGCAATACCTTAATTTTGATTACTGTCACAcaggactttttaaaaaattttaaTCAAGCAGCACTTATATGTCTCTGATGATCACATGTTCACTAATAAAGGCTGATAATGCACATGATCATAAAagtctcttcttttctcttattAACAGGCCAGCGACCGTCATTGGACCAATCTGTACCCAGACCAAATCCAAGTAGGATTGTTGTTAGGAACTTGTTGATTTGCATCTGTTAGGAATATTGTTTATGTCAAGTGTTTTTGATCCTGTTAAAGTTAATGAACCAATAAACATtgcaaaaatattaatatgataTGTTAATAgtacagtataaatatataatctttTCTCTACAGAGATAAGGAGGGTTCAGGAATATGCAGGtaagagtttaaaaacatttttgctcTGTAGTTTGACACTTTCAAatgattttcagtttgtttttatacttaaGTCCTACTTTGACTAATTCCACCATCCATTAGTTTCACCACCAACCATCACTCTTTCTCCATCTGTAAGCTGACATCACTTTAGACCAAAACACAGCCCATCCACGTCTCATCATCTCAGTAGATGGAAAGCAGGTGCACTGCGGTGACCGCCATCAGCCGGTTCCAGACTATCCTGAGCGCTTTGACCGGGTGGTGTGTTTGCTGGCCCGCCAGGGCTTCAGCTCAGGACGACACTACTGGGAGGTGGGTGGGACACATTTTACACCTTCAAGTGTGAATATGCCTGTGTAAGTGTTTAAATGATGCAATCACTATTCttcaagaaaaacacaggctTGTGGCATTTTACGTGATGTGTGAACAACCTGAGCTCAAACTGACTGATTAACAAATTGATTAAAATCATACTAGAAAATGTGttatatttacagtttgataaaaaatgtcaacTTTGTTGTAACCAACCTCCAGCCAGTTCATATTTGCTGAGCTGGTAAACCAGTAGTGAAGGTTGTATAATTCCCATGTCATTAATTCAATTCActcaaatcataatatacattatgtcaaggcactttacatagaaggtcgagACCTTCAAAATGAtcccacaacgagcagcactttggcgactgtggagagaaaaaactccctcgtTAACTGGAAggaacctctagaaccagactcattGTGGGCGGCCacctgcctcgaccggttggggtgagcagggaaaaatgagaaggagaggagagatgggtgaaAAAtaggggagagaagagagagagatagtggggaggtggaggagagggggagagagaggcgagagagaccaggaacacttgtgcaccattaattatatatatatatatataattcctCCACTCCTTTTAAACAAATCCACTAAATCACAGCAAAAGAAATTCCAGAGATTACACCAGATCAGTTAATAACATTGAACGTCCTCTCTCTAAACTGCACTAGCAAATACAGTTTGTAGGAAATGTGAACACCGGCTGGATTCTGTTCAAAGGCCATGCGTTTTTTTAATGAGTGAGCTCTATGTGtatgaacagcagcagagttgCTGGGAGGTGGTTGGGATAGATGGCAAGTGTACAAAACGCACAACGATCACACAAGAGACACAACAGAGTTTCAGATCCAGAACCCTGTCTCTGGTTTAGGAAATAAAAGCACTTTGTCTAAGGTTAGAGAAAGATGCtactttttgttcattttggaCGTTGTCCTGCAAGACCTGATATTTTTGGTAGACAAACTAATTCGTTGTCTCTGAACATTTTTCTGATATGTTCAGTATCAGTATAGTTGTGACTTGTTGAATACATAAATGAACACGTCCTTGCTACATTAATACAAAATCCTGTTGCAAATATGGTTCctacaaaatgtatttgctgttgCAATTTAGTTGTATAGAGATGTAAATCAAAGGTTTAGGTTTGCTGATTCAAAGactatttaaacttttttattcttattgtatttattttttgttaaatatttgacTTGTGAGCATGAATGGGTTGTAGACTGGCTGCCTgtccccgcctctcacccaacgTTGGCTGGGAATAGCTCCAGTCTGTGGCTCTGACTTTCAGTGCTCTGGCACTGAATTTGTATTTCAGCCGGTCAAAGTGTTTGTTAACTGCCTGGAATTCAATGAAATGAAGCACTATAAATTTGCAAGATGATTGtcaagttttattattgtagtTTCAGTCATTGGGAGGAAATTCCATCCCCAGTGCAGACATTAACTATCGGATGTCTGTTGTACAAGAAACCGTATGACCGCACTCTAGAG
Protein-coding regions in this window:
- the LOC117776527 gene encoding E3 ubiquitin-protein ligase TRIM39-like; amino-acid sequence: MALPAAFLSEDQFTCSICLEVFNNPVSTPCGHSFCQACLSSYWAGVARVGGGAKIYQCPLCKESFRRRPELQINRTLKEITERFKEIANSGMDERGGEGVEDPNSHPHHHHLLATRPGEMPESIFAEMITRFQQLPTHPSDPHDQSPNRVNSHMAIRSQSTEQQDPPPPYSSLRRHTLSGPSESSPSLPLCPLHLRPLGFFCRTDNLCVCNMCVEAAEHRGHTVSPAKREWHIKKAQLGIEEGELKDLICERERKVEEIQSSLREMHAAAERETNGAVCVFSKLISCVERCQAEVLEVIEMSHRAAEHRAQSLLRELEEEIAELKRRSTALSQLAVSEDYVDFLMTFTGLSTPPPAKDWSSVSVSSELTSGLILRNLSVMMEHFQEEMRKLPELCQRPSLDQSVPRPNPKIRRVQEYAADITLDQNTAHPRLIISVDGKQVHCGDRHQPVPDYPERFDRVVCLLARQGFSSGRHYWEVEVGGKTDWDLGVASRSVSRKGKITVSPAHGYWFLSLRDRTDFAFRTEPSTNLTVNLRPSRIGIYVDCDKGLVSFYNVEARVLIYTFTDSFPDTIHPFFSPCTNKSGRNEGPIIIRPVAMTE